The following coding sequences are from one uncultured Bacteroides sp. window:
- a CDS encoding HIT family protein, with amino-acid sequence MASIFSKIIAGDIPCYKVAENDDFFAFLDINPLVKGHTLVVPKQEIDYIFDLKDHDLAAMHVFAKKVGKAIEEAIPCKRIGVAVMGLEVPHAHIHLIPINKESDMIISNPKLKLSDDEFRSIAEAIHEVWLKNK; translated from the coding sequence ATGGCAAGTATCTTTAGTAAAATTATAGCTGGCGATATACCTTGTTATAAGGTGGCTGAAAATGATGATTTTTTTGCTTTTTTGGATATTAACCCATTGGTAAAAGGGCACACATTGGTTGTTCCTAAACAGGAAATAGATTATATTTTTGATTTGAAGGATCATGATTTAGCGGCGATGCATGTTTTCGCAAAGAAAGTAGGCAAAGCTATTGAAGAGGCGATTCCTTGTAAGCGGATAGGTGTTGCTGTGATGGGGCTCGAAGTACCGCATGCTCATATTCACTTAATTCCTATTAATAAGGAATCTGATATGATAATCTCGAATCCGAAATTGAAGTTATCTGATGACGAATTTCGCTCTATTGCGGAGGCTATACATGAGGTATGGCTTAAGAATAAATAA
- the greA gene encoding transcription elongation factor GreA — protein sequence MAYMSEEGYKKLVEELRVLETVNRPEISRQIAEARDKGDLSENAEYDAAKEAQGMLEMKINKLKLIIRDAKIIDESKLTTDSVQILSKVELKNLKNGMKMVYTIVSESEANLKEGKLSVSTPIAQGLLGKKVGDVAEIQVPQGKVSLQVVNISF from the coding sequence ATGGCTTATATGTCTGAAGAAGGTTACAAGAAACTAGTTGAAGAACTAAGGGTGCTGGAGACTGTTAATCGTCCTGAGATATCAAGGCAGATTGCAGAAGCAAGGGATAAGGGGGACTTGTCTGAAAATGCGGAGTATGATGCAGCTAAAGAAGCTCAAGGCATGTTGGAGATGAAGATTAATAAACTTAAACTTATCATTAGAGATGCAAAGATTATTGATGAGTCTAAGTTGACCACTGATTCAGTTCAAATACTAAGTAAAGTAGAATTGAAGAATCTGAAAAATGGTATGAAAATGGTTTATACAATTGTTTCAGAGAGTGAAGCTAATCTGAAAGAAGGCAAATTGTCTGTAAGTACACCTATTGCTCAAGGCTTGTTAGGAAAGAAGGTAGGTGATGTTGCCGAAATTCAAGTTCCGCAAGGAAAGGTTAGTTTACAGGTGGTAAATATTTCGTTTTAA
- a CDS encoding DUF4369 domain-containing protein, whose translation MRKILSVIFALLLLNGCDTGPKFSVKGNISGAEDKMLYLEASGLEGIVPLDSVKLKKNGTFSFKYTSPESPEFYRLRIDNKVINFSIDSTELVVVKAPYADFSTSYSIDGSEDCKKIKELTIKQTKLQADVDALVRSIQANVITNDIFEDSLASVIGKYKEDVKLHYIYAAPNTSSAYFALFQKLNDYLIFDPLNNKEDIKCFAAVATSLNNKYPHADRSKNLYNIVIKGMKNTRKPQQKTLELPKDKIIETGVIDISLRDGKGNIRKLSDLKGKVVLLDFTIYQSAVSAAHNFTLRDLYNKYASKGLEIYQVSLDADEHFWRTSIDNLPWICVRDANGIYSTTAAVYNVKQVPAYFLVNRKNELSARGESLKDLDAAIKALL comes from the coding sequence ATGAGAAAAATACTTTCGGTAATTTTTGCTTTGTTGTTATTAAATGGATGTGATACCGGTCCAAAGTTTAGTGTAAAGGGAAACATTTCTGGAGCTGAAGATAAAATGTTGTACTTGGAAGCTTCAGGCCTTGAGGGCATTGTTCCTCTTGATTCTGTTAAATTGAAGAAAAATGGAACTTTTAGTTTCAAATATACTTCTCCTGAATCTCCTGAATTTTATCGACTTAGAATAGATAATAAAGTAATTAATTTCTCTATTGATTCTACAGAATTGGTAGTTGTCAAGGCACCGTATGCCGATTTTTCAACGTCTTATTCTATTGATGGCTCTGAAGATTGTAAGAAAATAAAAGAATTAACAATAAAGCAGACTAAATTACAGGCTGATGTTGATGCTTTAGTAAGATCTATTCAAGCGAATGTAATTACGAATGATATTTTTGAAGATAGTTTGGCTTCTGTAATTGGTAAATATAAGGAGGATGTAAAATTGCATTATATTTATGCTGCGCCTAATACTTCTTCTGCTTATTTTGCTTTGTTTCAAAAACTCAATGACTACTTGATTTTTGATCCGTTGAATAATAAAGAGGATATCAAATGTTTCGCAGCAGTGGCTACTAGTCTTAATAATAAGTATCCACATGCTGATCGTTCTAAGAATTTATATAATATTGTTATTAAAGGGATGAAGAATACAAGGAAGCCTCAGCAGAAAACTCTTGAGCTTCCGAAGGATAAAATAATAGAAACAGGGGTTATTGATATTTCTCTCAGAGATGGTAAAGGAAATATTCGTAAATTGAGTGATTTAAAAGGCAAAGTTGTTTTGTTAGATTTTACTATTTATCAAAGCGCAGTTTCTGCTGCTCATAATTTTACTTTGCGAGATTTATATAATAAATACGCGTCTAAAGGGCTTGAGATATATCAGGTATCTTTAGATGCTGATGAACATTTTTGGAGAACCTCTATTGATAATCTGCCTTGGATTTGTGTGCGGGATGCAAATGGCATTTACTCTACTACGGCGGCTGTCTATAATGTGAAGCAAGTTCCTGCTTACTTTCTTGTAAATAGAAAGAACGAATTAAGTGCAAGAGGAGAAAGCTTGAAAGACCTTGATGCAGCGATTAAAGCATTGCTTTAA